A single Ammospiza caudacuta isolate bAmmCau1 chromosome 6, bAmmCau1.pri, whole genome shotgun sequence DNA region contains:
- the CLMN gene encoding calmin, producing the protein MAGQEWDWFQREELIGHISDIRVQNLQVERENVQKRTFTRWINLHLGKCKPPLKVKDLFIDIQDGKILMALLEVLSGQKLMHEYKSSTHRIFRLNNIAKALKFLEDSNVKLVSIDAAEIADGNSSLVLGLIWNIILFFQIKELTGNLNRNSSSSSLSSGPSGPESDTSPSTPSVERNMSITVKDQRRAIRALLIWVQRKTRKYGVAVQDFTSSWRSGLAFLAVIKAIDCTLVDMKHALEKSARENLEDAFSIAQNKLGVPRLLEPEDIMVESPDEQSIVTYVAQFLEHFPELEGEDFTDPDRELPIESTYVHIKDTPSEKEGKILILSENEENMYTVNHERSHPAPPKVHIHDIPERIPSETISENCNGKLSQVSGDLQETSEEEPQRPTSLKITGPVSFESNSSWEVPNDKFTSGEESISDDPLKQNDELSPAVLTDQKNSVDSFEEYSEELTKETPTEYDNETKSLSANTSSLSPVSWTSGILTDDSINKVEDSKPQSSIILPEHSSKQEDTQKYILHLLNKELETLPQDEHPKESPGLETIETNTCSLNDSNLKSQELSTQQETSDDSLSDIPKTPEDLDSCDEVESAAEVVSSSSKVSVIPHDLFYYPHYNVPISAVLNAYLEPCIEGYDTGNEKASSETVTDVLHDENLPEQDHKEDAPELDLENKLRTPPSETDTENSEEETTKTSSHANSSDEKEVPLLVDELEIEEDANKATDHEDSTIPQHPEAIVEHLKDLPIAIKTPEENSNTDEEEKNMIEEDLQISDVATTSLSQDDLEENAEFQEFTRNSDSDANFHLRKRFSRNASEEETYGVNEQKMTDMDENPLIIGEKKDLEASETPAPTHEITIFEQPEIFYFVIFFWVLVYCLLLLPQMLSNKV; encoded by the exons TCGAACGTGAAAATGTCCAGAAGAGGACCTTTACCAGATGGATAAACCTGCACTTGGGAAAG TGCAAGCCTCCTTTGAAAGTGAAAGACTTGTTTATTGATATACAAGATGGCAAAATCTTGATGGCACTCCTGGAAGTCCTGTCAGGACAAAAGCTG ATGCACGAATACAAATCTTCAACCCATCGCATTTTTCGTTTGAACAACATAGCCAAAGCACTTAAGTTCTTGGAGGACAGTAAC GTAAAGCTTGTTAGCATTGATGCAGCAGAAATAGCAGATGGAAATTCCTCTCTGGTACTTGGACTAATATGGAATATAATCTTGTTTTTTCAG ATTAAGGAGCTTACAGGCAACCTGAACAGgaactcctcctcctccagcctgtcctCTGGGCCCAGTGGTCCAGAATCAGACACAtcccccagcactcccagcgTGGAGAGAAACATGTCCATTACAGTGAAGGACCAGCGGAGAGCCATCAGGGCCCTTCTAATCTGGGTGcagaggaaaaccagaaa GTATGGCGTTGCAGTCCAGGACTTCACGAGTAGTTGGAGGAGTGGCCTTGCTTTCTTAGCTGTCATAAAAGCCATAGATTGTACTTTGGTAGACATGAAGCATGCACTGGAGAAATCAGCACGAGAAAACCTGGAGGATGCTTTCAGCATAGCACAGAATAAACTGGGTGTCCCTCGGCTCCTCGAACCTGAAG ATATCATGGTGGAGTCCCCCGATGAACAGTCAATTGTGACATATGTGGCACAATTCCTGGAGCACTTCCCGGAGCTGGAAGGG GAAGACTTTACAGATCCTGACAGGGAGCTTCCAATTGAGTCCACATATGTCCACATCAAAGACACACCGTCAGAGAAGGAGGGCAAAATCTTGATTTTaagtgaaaatgaagaaaacatgtATACTGTTAATCATGAGAGGAGTCATCCGGCTCCTCCAAAGGTCCATATTCATGATATCCCTGAGAGAATCCCATCAGAAACCATTTCTGAAAATTGTAATGGGAAACTGAGTCAAGTGTCAGGCGATTTACAGGAAACATCTGAAGAGGAGCCTCAAAGGCCTACCTCACTGAAAATTACAGGACCTGTCAGTTTTGAATCCAATTCCTCTTGGGAGGTTCCAAATGATAAATTCACATCAGGTGAAGAGAGCATCTCTGATGATCCACTGAAACAAAATGATGAGCTTTCTCCAGCTGTTCTGACAGATCAGAAAAATTCTGTCGACTCTTTTGAAGAATACTCTGAAGAATTAACTAAGGAAACCCCTACTGAATATGACAATGAAACCAAGAGCCTTTCAGCCAATACTTCTTCTTTGAGTCCAGTATCCTGGACTTCTGGTATACTTACAGATGATTCTATTAATAAAGTTGAAGACAGCAAACCCCAGTCTTCAATTATTTTACCAGAACATTCATCAAAACAAGAAGATACACAGAAGTACATTCTCCACCTTCTAAATAAGGAACTAGAGACACTTCCACAAGATGAACATCCAAAGGAATCACCGGGCCttgagacaatagaaacaaacaCTTGTTCACTGAATGATTCTAATCTCAAAAGCCAAGAACTATCTACACAGCAGGAAACATCTGATGACTCTCTCTCAGATATACCTAAAACTCCAGAGGACCTGGACAGCTGTGATGAAGTTGAATCTGCAGCTGAAGTGGTATCCAGTTCTTCAAAAGTATCTGTGATACCCCATGATCTCTTTTATTATCCACATTATAATGTTCCCATATCAGCAGTTCTGAACGCTTACCTGGAGCCTTGTATCGAAGGTTATGATACAGGAAATGAAAAAGCTTCTTCTGAAACAGTAACAGATGTTTTACATGACGAGAACTTACCAGAACAGGACCACAAAGAAGATGCTCCAGAGCTAGACTTGGAGAATAAGCTACGTACCCCTCCATCAGAAACAGATACTGAGAACAGCGAGGAGGAAACTACAAAAACAAGCAGTCATGCGAATTCTTCAGATGAAAAAGAAGTGCCATTACTAGTAGATGAGTTAGAAATAGAAGAAGATGCCAATAAGGCCACCGACCATGAAGATTCCACTATTCCACAACATCCTGAG GCCATAGTAGAACATCTAAAAGATTTACCAATAGCCATAAAGACACCAGAAGAAAATAGTAATACAGAcgaggaagagaaaaatatgatTGAAGAAGATTTGCAGATCTCAGATGTTGCCACTACTAGTCTATCACAAGATGACCTGGAAGAAAATGCTGAATTCCAAGAATTTACCAG AAACAGTGACAGTGATGCCAACTTTCATCTCCGAAAAAGGTTTTCTCGTAATGCTTCTGAGGAG GAAACCTATGGTGTAAACGAGCAGAAGATGACAGATATGGATGAAAATCCATTAATCATTGG ggagaaaaaggaCTTGGAAGCAAGCGAGACTCCAGCACCAACTCATGAGATAACAATTTTTGAGCAGCCAGAGATATTCTactttgtaattttcttttgggTGCTGGTCTACTGCCTTTTACTCCTTCCACAGATGCTTAGCAACAAAGTTTGA